The following proteins come from a genomic window of Haloplanus salinus:
- a CDS encoding restriction endonuclease — protein MAVLDDLSGFEFEDLMEDVFRNLGYENVRQAERTADEGRDVLMEEVVDGIRRAVVVECKHTGTVGRPVVQKLHSAIATFDFDGPKRGMVVTTGRFTGPAEEYAERLEQNDDPYPIELIDGEDLREIADEIGLDLYNGRIEILCDETLRPYDPAAEVDAPVAEAFRDIANIEAADLPEPHSSVTFRPVVAVTADTNAVFETSVGVIHRINERTRFVVHAERGHPQVAVDDVATLVTENLRATVELHTEQFGEVFDDVDERRYGQTQTEYKDWAVDRLQDHHTTTVTYTGDNNVTYNKTCEPNRSDISIQSIEPVYLPEVRHTTDLGEYTYPYEYYAAGPSRVTTEDGIHQCVHCETSGTDETYTYCPNCGALACDSHIKTERLEQEPVCTGCAVTERFALKTKYFYDEQNLEAFREEYAAMPFHEKAMENKLLAGGGVVATLLIVVGLLAISGIV, from the coding sequence ATGGCTGTCTTGGACGACCTCTCTGGATTCGAGTTCGAGGACTTGATGGAGGACGTGTTCCGCAACCTCGGCTACGAGAACGTCCGCCAGGCTGAACGAACGGCTGACGAGGGTCGAGACGTACTGATGGAGGAGGTCGTCGACGGCATCCGTCGGGCGGTTGTGGTTGAGTGTAAGCACACGGGAACTGTCGGGCGCCCGGTCGTCCAGAAGCTCCACTCAGCCATCGCCACGTTCGATTTCGACGGTCCCAAACGCGGGATGGTCGTCACGACCGGCCGGTTCACGGGGCCTGCCGAGGAGTACGCTGAACGCCTCGAGCAGAACGACGATCCCTATCCCATCGAACTGATCGATGGCGAGGACCTCCGAGAGATCGCCGACGAGATCGGGCTTGACCTCTACAACGGTCGCATCGAGATTCTCTGTGACGAGACCCTACGCCCGTACGACCCGGCCGCCGAGGTCGACGCGCCCGTCGCGGAGGCGTTCCGCGACATCGCGAATATCGAGGCCGCCGACCTCCCAGAACCGCACTCGTCGGTGACGTTCCGCCCGGTGGTCGCGGTCACCGCGGACACAAACGCCGTCTTCGAGACGTCGGTGGGCGTCATCCACCGAATCAACGAGCGGACACGGTTCGTCGTTCACGCCGAACGAGGACATCCGCAGGTCGCTGTGGACGACGTCGCGACGCTGGTCACGGAGAACCTCCGCGCGACGGTCGAACTCCACACCGAGCAGTTCGGGGAGGTGTTCGACGACGTCGACGAACGACGCTACGGGCAGACCCAGACCGAGTACAAAGACTGGGCCGTCGACCGACTACAGGATCACCACACGACGACGGTGACCTACACCGGCGACAACAACGTCACATACAACAAGACCTGCGAGCCGAACCGCTCGGATATCTCCATCCAGTCGATCGAACCAGTCTACCTCCCCGAGGTTCGGCACACGACCGACCTGGGCGAGTACACCTACCCCTATGAGTACTACGCGGCGGGCCCCTCTCGGGTCACTACGGAGGACGGCATCCACCAGTGCGTCCACTGTGAGACCAGCGGCACCGACGAGACGTACACCTACTGCCCCAACTGCGGGGCCCTCGCTTGCGACAGCCACATCAAAACCGAACGGCTCGAGCAGGAGCCGGTCTGTACGGGCTGTGCGGTCACCGAGCGGTTCGCGCTGAAGACGAAGTACTTCTACGACGAACAGAATCTCGAGGCGTTCCGCGAGGAGTACGCCGCTATGCCGTTCCACGAGAAGGCGATGGAGAACAAGCTCCTCGCTGGTGGTGGGGTGGTCGCGACGTTACTGATTGTTGTCGGCCTTCTCGCGATTAGCGGGATCGTCTAA
- a CDS encoding Cdc6/Cdc18 family protein, translating into MAEEPSQLTDFNERFEDPSEDPLFDFDEEDNDRANIFARKELLKVGHVPESTRIVGRDDEIKAVAAELRPIVHGDPPNNVMIYGKTGTGKSLVARHVTERARRAATSNDVAVGTVYVDCAQHNTQTRVARTVTRSLNETDATDFDIPRAGIGSGEYYDYLWEILDTAYESVIIILDEVDRLDDDDILMQLSRARESGKADCHLGVIAVSNKIEYRDRLNERVKSSLREEEFVFQPYDANQLRQIMKHRRDAFYDNVLSDDVTPLTAAIAAQEHGDARKAIEILRHAGELAERENVEMVTEEHVRNAQEWAQIDRFEELLRGSTTQVKFILYSLALLSEENPNSEGFSTSRIYERYQETAEKIDATILSEHRVYELLKEQAFLGVVESTRTGGGRGQGSYLEHRLVQDTEIVLKSVLRDSRLKDLA; encoded by the coding sequence ATGGCCGAGGAACCGTCACAACTCACTGATTTCAACGAACGATTCGAGGACCCCTCCGAGGATCCGTTATTCGACTTCGACGAAGAAGACAACGACCGGGCCAACATCTTCGCTCGAAAGGAACTGCTGAAGGTGGGGCACGTCCCCGAGAGTACCCGAATCGTCGGTCGCGACGATGAGATCAAAGCCGTCGCGGCGGAACTTCGGCCGATCGTCCATGGCGATCCGCCGAATAACGTGATGATCTACGGGAAGACGGGGACCGGGAAGTCCCTCGTTGCTCGCCACGTCACCGAACGAGCTCGACGGGCAGCGACGTCGAACGATGTGGCCGTGGGAACGGTCTACGTCGACTGCGCACAGCACAATACGCAGACCCGGGTGGCGAGAACTGTTACTCGGTCACTCAACGAAACTGACGCTACGGACTTCGATATCCCGCGTGCGGGGATTGGGAGTGGGGAGTACTACGATTACCTCTGGGAAATTCTCGATACGGCGTACGAGTCGGTCATTATCATCCTCGACGAGGTCGATCGCTTGGACGACGACGATATCCTAATGCAACTCTCTCGAGCGCGTGAGTCCGGGAAGGCTGACTGTCATCTCGGCGTCATCGCGGTGAGCAACAAGATCGAGTACCGCGACCGGCTGAACGAGCGAGTCAAATCGAGTCTTCGCGAGGAGGAGTTCGTCTTCCAGCCCTACGACGCGAATCAGTTGCGACAGATCATGAAGCACCGGCGGGACGCCTTCTACGATAATGTCCTCTCCGACGACGTGACTCCGCTGACCGCGGCCATCGCTGCACAGGAGCACGGAGACGCCAGAAAGGCGATCGAGATTCTCCGCCACGCCGGCGAGCTGGCTGAACGAGAGAACGTCGAGATGGTCACCGAAGAACACGTTCGCAATGCGCAGGAGTGGGCGCAGATAGACCGGTTCGAGGAGTTGCTCCGTGGCTCGACGACACAGGTGAAGTTCATTCTGTACTCGCTTGCGCTACTCTCCGAGGAGAACCCGAACTCTGAGGGGTTCTCGACGAGCCGCATCTACGAGCGATATCAAGAGACCGCGGAGAAGATCGACGCGACCATCCTCAGCGAACACCGGGTGTACGAGTTGCTGAAGGAACAGGCGTTCCTCGGTGTCGTCGAATCGACGCGCACCGGTGGCGGCCGTGGGCAAGGGAGTTACCTCGAACACCGACTCGTTCAAGATACTGAGATCGTTCTGAAATCTGTGCTTCGCGACAGCCGGCTCAAGGATTTGGCCTGA
- a CDS encoding tyrosine-type recombinase/integrase, translated as MPTIDFEACVARTLENIENSSQIHSANKRLIQEFHRDLLLSGIGAARRQKLTAHLKVIVDHLGDDRLDQLDRADIETLVEWICTRGTALSTVADYKQVLKQFYAWLNDGEEPEETKWIRRGPESYRRLLPRNLLTPQDVAAMIERCVNDRDRAFIAVLWETGARIGELIDLRVGDIEDGPTGKHVVVMGKTGARRLLLVESEPHITRWLATHPDPRAQMPLWCKIEQGRPDEQISYNYIRLRLLERARKRADVEKPVNPHHFRHSRATHLANWLTEAQLCGWFGWVQGSKVPARYVHLSGRDIDAAYLALANADGYEELPAPSRQSSAEVETHRRSPAPDTRCTQGNDRRQDQCG; from the coding sequence ATGCCAACGATCGATTTCGAGGCGTGCGTCGCTCGCACGCTGGAAAACATCGAGAACTCATCACAGATTCACAGCGCAAACAAACGGCTGATTCAGGAATTCCACCGCGATCTTCTGCTTAGTGGGATCGGGGCGGCTCGCCGACAGAAACTCACAGCTCACCTCAAGGTTATCGTCGATCATCTCGGAGACGACCGTCTCGATCAGCTTGATCGTGCTGATATCGAAACACTCGTTGAGTGGATCTGCACCCGTGGTACTGCACTATCAACTGTCGCCGACTACAAGCAAGTACTCAAGCAGTTTTATGCCTGGTTGAACGATGGCGAAGAGCCCGAGGAAACCAAGTGGATACGGCGGGGCCCCGAATCCTATCGCCGACTGCTTCCCCGGAATCTGCTCACACCGCAGGATGTCGCAGCCATGATCGAACGTTGCGTCAACGACCGAGATCGCGCGTTCATCGCTGTTCTCTGGGAAACGGGGGCTCGGATTGGTGAACTCATCGATCTGCGAGTTGGAGATATCGAAGATGGACCAACTGGCAAACATGTTGTTGTGATGGGAAAGACTGGTGCCCGACGGCTCCTCCTCGTGGAATCAGAACCACACATAACACGCTGGCTCGCAACACACCCAGACCCGAGAGCGCAGATGCCTCTTTGGTGTAAGATCGAGCAAGGAAGGCCCGACGAGCAGATTAGCTACAACTACATTCGCCTCCGATTACTCGAACGAGCTCGAAAACGTGCGGATGTCGAGAAGCCCGTGAACCCTCATCACTTCCGACATAGCCGCGCGACGCATCTCGCCAACTGGCTGACCGAAGCACAACTTTGTGGATGGTTTGGGTGGGTCCAAGGATCGAAGGTACCAGCTCGGTACGTCCACCTCTCCGGACGTGATATCGACGCGGCCTATCTTGCCTTGGCCAATGCAGATGGATACGAAGAATTGCCAGCCCCCAGTAGGCAGAGCTCTGCAGAAGTGGAAACCCACCGTCGATCACCTGCACCAGATACTCGGTGCACTCAGGGAAATGATCGTCGTCAAGATCAGTGTGGCTGA
- a CDS encoding toxin-antitoxin system TumE family protein, which produces MAQEPVFQYTHVEAGLVENVVLRPTEATETYPSGWKYTLHLGTLEDLTLVRFDNAHEDTKGHEHHTAAGDVDDVTFPGMEELLVEFWASADEYWDAVGGNPPRPY; this is translated from the coding sequence ATGGCCCAAGAGCCGGTCTTCCAGTACACACACGTCGAAGCTGGTCTCGTCGAGAACGTCGTACTTCGGCCGACTGAGGCGACCGAGACCTACCCGTCGGGCTGGAAGTACACGCTCCATCTGGGCACCCTCGAAGACCTCACGCTCGTCCGGTTCGATAACGCCCACGAAGATACGAAAGGGCACGAACACCACACCGCCGCTGGCGACGTCGACGACGTCACGTTCCCTGGAATGGAGGAACTACTCGTCGAATTCTGGGCGAGCGCAGACGAGTACTGGGACGCCGTCGGGGGCAATCCGCCGCGGCCGTACTGA
- a CDS encoding type II toxin-antitoxin system death-on-curing family toxin, protein MSEESDSVNYLSTDDILAIHELIVESNEDTEPGISSPGDVAYAVEHVREGHFGHVPESIHEKAYQLLRLIAANHPFVDGNKRTALMSVRIFYALNGLKFDYDREIKAILKELATDEADVAERTVRSYFREHTEPLAPEYAATIELWFSRIEDVETLPTNLNPEQSEGESGDEPNGYDGDSPNKS, encoded by the coding sequence ATGAGCGAGGAATCGGACTCGGTTAACTACCTCTCGACAGACGATATCCTCGCTATCCACGAACTCATCGTCGAGTCGAATGAAGATACCGAGCCAGGAATTTCCTCACCGGGAGATGTAGCGTATGCGGTCGAACACGTTCGCGAGGGTCATTTCGGACACGTTCCCGAATCGATTCACGAGAAGGCATACCAGTTGCTTCGTCTGATCGCTGCCAACCATCCGTTCGTCGACGGCAACAAGCGAACAGCACTCATGTCCGTGCGCATTTTCTACGCGCTAAACGGATTGAAGTTCGACTACGACCGAGAGATCAAAGCGATCCTGAAAGAACTCGCTACCGATGAAGCAGACGTTGCAGAAAGGACTGTCCGTTCGTATTTTCGAGAACATACCGAGCCGCTTGCACCCGAATATGCAGCGACGATCGAGCTCTGGTTTTCCCGCATCGAAGATGTCGAAACACTCCCCACCAACCTCAATCCAGAGCAATCCGAGGGTGAGAGCGGAGACGAACCGAATGGTTATGACGGAGACTCCCCAAATAAGAGCTAA
- a CDS encoding MarR family transcriptional regulator produces the protein MISKAGLAVLDSLSTGQEATPAELATETGYSRAHLYEVLDEMLEGGILAEARGSHNQRRVRAAEHPVTEAYRTLAAEFSHVDWTEVLSPATLRVCWYLDRPRHVAEIADRLGMTRQGVHSALAPLKYRGILSRSEPEYTLRAELSPLLTFARTIVQHEHRSRVREIAPSATIVWCDPKRALVRVQTSADTEALQAALDWEMTGLARYAEYGLQFFLAGEPPFWYAPDEELIPAEIVCHTLRLDSGTRRVSYSMLLIERLDIDRETLTAIAKWYDLKSTVEALYRPLQGDFDDTNEQPVIVPSESEYMALKEQYGVD, from the coding sequence ATGATTTCGAAGGCCGGACTCGCTGTACTTGATTCGTTGAGTACCGGCCAAGAGGCCACACCGGCAGAACTCGCGACTGAGACCGGATATTCACGAGCGCACCTCTACGAGGTGCTCGACGAGATGCTGGAAGGGGGGATACTCGCTGAGGCCCGTGGCTCACACAACCAGCGGCGGGTCCGCGCCGCGGAACATCCGGTCACCGAAGCCTATCGAACGCTCGCGGCTGAGTTCAGCCACGTTGACTGGACGGAGGTACTTTCTCCAGCTACCCTTCGCGTGTGCTGGTATCTCGATAGACCACGACACGTCGCCGAGATCGCAGATAGACTCGGGATGACTCGACAGGGCGTTCACAGCGCGTTAGCACCGCTCAAGTATCGGGGGATACTCTCCAGATCCGAACCCGAATACACGCTTCGGGCGGAGCTCTCCCCGCTGCTGACGTTCGCTCGTACCATCGTTCAGCACGAGCACCGCTCACGGGTGCGGGAAATCGCTCCGAGCGCAACGATTGTGTGGTGCGATCCGAAGCGCGCACTCGTTCGTGTACAGACCTCCGCGGATACGGAGGCGTTACAAGCAGCATTGGACTGGGAGATGACCGGACTGGCTCGCTATGCAGAATACGGACTCCAGTTTTTCCTTGCTGGTGAGCCTCCGTTTTGGTACGCCCCGGACGAAGAGCTCATCCCGGCCGAAATTGTGTGCCATACGCTCCGTCTCGATAGCGGAACTCGGCGGGTGAGTTATTCGATGCTGTTGATCGAGAGGCTGGATATCGACCGGGAAACCCTCACGGCGATAGCAAAGTGGTACGATCTAAAGTCCACTGTGGAGGCGCTATATCGGCCACTACAGGGGGATTTTGACGACACAAATGAGCAACCCGTCATCGTTCCGAGCGAATCCGAGTATATGGCGCTCAAAGAGCAGTACGGGGTGGATTAA
- a CDS encoding SWIM zinc finger family protein, which yields MDVTEEMVRGVCTDAVFERGERYLTEGRVREIHRVDTTVTAVVSGSRQYDVRVDLATDGFAPRCDCPYDGLGACKHVVAVLLRCVDDPPTDDGDRLDAALNGTDVDELRAFLREELVTDANLRDRFLARVGASTRRSVDELRTSIDRRFEEQNPEYDVVFEPSDFTQWFNLANEYREQGQYASAATVYRALVESLDDNMERVDGAYDHFSSAFSRALDGYVDCVTAAERNADAVTDAVAFLEERVTSGTPFLAEHFEKAAVELREKLGEQSDE from the coding sequence ATGGACGTAACCGAGGAGATGGTTCGGGGCGTCTGCACGGACGCGGTTTTCGAACGCGGCGAACGCTACCTCACTGAGGGCCGTGTCCGTGAGATTCACCGCGTCGACACCACCGTCACCGCCGTCGTGAGCGGTAGCCGTCAGTACGATGTCCGTGTTGACCTCGCCACCGACGGGTTTGCCCCGCGGTGCGATTGTCCCTACGATGGGCTGGGAGCGTGCAAGCACGTCGTCGCCGTGTTGCTTCGGTGTGTCGACGACCCACCGACAGACGACGGCGATCGACTCGATGCCGCACTCAACGGTACCGACGTCGACGAACTCCGCGCGTTCCTGCGTGAAGAGCTCGTGACCGATGCGAATCTCCGCGACCGGTTTCTCGCCAGAGTCGGTGCATCGACAAGGCGGTCGGTCGACGAACTTCGCACCTCGATCGACCGGCGGTTCGAGGAGCAGAACCCAGAATACGACGTCGTCTTCGAGCCGAGCGACTTCACACAGTGGTTCAATCTCGCGAACGAGTACCGCGAGCAGGGGCAGTACGCGTCGGCGGCGACCGTCTACCGGGCACTCGTCGAGTCGCTCGACGACAACATGGAGCGCGTCGACGGTGCGTACGATCACTTCTCGAGTGCGTTCAGTCGGGCACTCGACGGGTACGTCGACTGTGTCACGGCCGCGGAGCGCAACGCTGATGCCGTCACTGACGCCGTCGCATTCCTTGAGGAGCGGGTGACATCGGGAACGCCGTTCCTCGCGGAACACTTCGAGAAGGCAGCAGTCGAGCTTCGAGAGAAGCTGGGCGAGCAGTCCGACGAATAG
- a CDS encoding DUF7342 family protein: protein MTESSRDGVQSWTESMSARDRIRAVAETLREPRSVNWISEQADAAWSTTNEELQDLVDQGQLRRVEAGETTRYQPDYTRLLFEEIRTLIEENTREELRSELAAITEEIGEWQATYDVETWEELEQSLADGDLASDELRERRDVIARWEENQDDRRLIKHALALYSDVEAAREQMIDAADRDTN, encoded by the coding sequence ATGACCGAATCCTCGCGAGATGGGGTCCAATCGTGGACTGAGTCGATGAGCGCCCGCGACCGCATTCGAGCGGTCGCCGAGACCCTTCGGGAACCGCGGTCGGTCAACTGGATCAGCGAGCAGGCCGACGCCGCCTGGAGCACGACCAACGAGGAGCTCCAGGATCTCGTCGACCAGGGCCAGCTACGTCGCGTCGAGGCCGGCGAGACCACGCGCTACCAGCCGGACTACACGCGACTGCTCTTCGAGGAGATCCGCACGCTCATCGAGGAAAATACCCGCGAGGAGTTGCGGAGTGAATTGGCCGCGATTACCGAGGAGATCGGGGAGTGGCAGGCGACCTACGATGTCGAGACGTGGGAGGAGCTCGAACAGTCGCTCGCCGACGGCGACCTCGCAAGTGACGAACTTCGCGAACGCCGCGACGTTATTGCACGTTGGGAGGAGAATCAGGACGACCGCCGACTCATCAAGCACGCGTTGGCGCTCTACTCGGATGTCGAAGCCGCTCGCGAACAGATGATCGATGCGGCTGACCGCGACACAAACTAA
- a CDS encoding type B DNA-directed DNA polymerase, with protein MPFSIDFLNDGRILEWEATADGAVATERHDYTPRLYVAPRDPASDLDLTTLQSVYDQHPDVVTIEMVARRPGFRRDEEPVLAVDVAHIDRVTPLARQARQLSAYPVGNLACYNVDFSREFRYCLETGVDPTPASELSTLRLSVPVSETSNDVYGELSVAGDTVTGSPTDILTAVQAALDAHDPDVLVCSMSEIIPTLHEMATDAGVDDFSLSRWPDVDYQQLASRSTYSSYGRVGHSPARYNVPGRAIIDESNTFFYGETNLDGVLDLVSRSKKPVQELAWASIGNVLTAIQICEAHDRGVLVPWNSWRHEFYKPMGTLHDADRGGFIFAPEVGLHENVHELDFSSLYPNIICTRNVSPDVIRCDCHSDRDDVPGLGYSICDEPGYLVDVLQPIIDARDEIKAAIRRENERDDPDENRLAELEGRSGALKWILVACFGYQGFSNAKFGRIECHEAINAFAREILLVAKQQLEAGGWRVVHGIVDSIWVTPDPDVDDGNREDLEALATAITDRVEIRLEHEGHYDWVAFVPQRESDAGALTKYFGKVADEDEFKIRGIEARQRSTPQYIENVQQSCLEQLDSTRSPEAVLRHLEKAIERLHAREVPVEELVERNQVSKPLEGYNQNTQNVAALKRAREQDLAVHPGQDIEYVVVDDENTSRDRVALAHESIETYDPFYYETQLIRAIESILSPLGWDRTDIKRELTGERQSGLVEYNSAPNE; from the coding sequence ATGCCGTTCAGCATTGATTTCCTGAATGACGGCCGCATCCTCGAGTGGGAGGCAACCGCCGACGGCGCCGTCGCAACCGAACGCCATGACTATACCCCACGCCTCTACGTCGCCCCTCGCGACCCAGCGTCCGACCTCGACCTCACGACACTCCAGTCGGTGTACGACCAGCACCCGGATGTCGTCACGATCGAAATGGTTGCGCGACGACCGGGCTTTCGACGAGACGAGGAACCAGTCCTCGCCGTCGACGTCGCCCACATCGACCGCGTCACCCCGCTCGCCCGGCAGGCACGCCAGCTGTCGGCCTATCCGGTCGGGAATCTCGCCTGTTACAACGTGGACTTCTCGCGAGAGTTCCGGTACTGTCTGGAGACCGGCGTCGATCCGACGCCGGCGAGCGAGCTGTCGACGCTCCGGCTCAGCGTCCCGGTGTCCGAAACGAGCAACGATGTCTATGGAGAGCTGTCCGTCGCCGGCGACACCGTCACCGGCTCGCCGACGGATATCCTGACCGCCGTCCAAGCGGCACTCGACGCACACGATCCGGATGTCCTGGTCTGCTCGATGAGCGAGATCATCCCGACGCTCCACGAGATGGCGACGGACGCCGGCGTCGACGACTTCTCGCTGAGTCGGTGGCCGGACGTCGACTACCAGCAGCTCGCGAGCCGGTCGACGTACTCGAGCTACGGCCGCGTCGGTCACTCGCCGGCGCGGTACAACGTGCCCGGACGGGCAATCATCGACGAGTCGAACACGTTCTTCTACGGGGAGACGAATCTCGACGGCGTCCTCGACCTCGTGTCGCGCTCGAAAAAGCCCGTCCAAGAGCTTGCGTGGGCGTCGATCGGGAACGTCCTCACCGCGATCCAGATCTGTGAGGCCCACGACCGCGGCGTCCTCGTCCCCTGGAACTCCTGGCGCCACGAGTTCTACAAGCCGATGGGGACGCTCCACGACGCCGACCGTGGCGGGTTCATCTTCGCGCCCGAAGTCGGCCTCCACGAGAACGTCCACGAACTCGACTTCTCCTCGTTGTATCCGAACATCATCTGTACCCGGAACGTCTCCCCGGACGTCATTCGGTGTGACTGCCACAGCGACCGCGACGATGTCCCTGGTCTCGGATACTCGATCTGCGACGAGCCGGGCTACCTCGTCGACGTCCTACAGCCGATTATCGACGCTCGCGACGAGATCAAGGCGGCCATCCGTCGTGAGAACGAGCGGGACGACCCCGACGAGAATCGATTGGCTGAACTCGAGGGGCGGTCGGGCGCGCTGAAGTGGATCCTCGTCGCCTGCTTCGGCTATCAGGGGTTCAGCAACGCGAAGTTCGGCCGTATCGAGTGTCATGAGGCAATCAACGCGTTCGCTCGCGAAATTCTGTTGGTGGCAAAACAACAGCTGGAAGCCGGCGGCTGGCGGGTCGTTCACGGCATCGTCGACTCCATCTGGGTGACTCCGGATCCCGATGTCGACGACGGTAACCGCGAGGACCTCGAGGCGCTCGCGACGGCGATCACCGATCGGGTCGAGATTCGGCTCGAACACGAAGGCCACTACGACTGGGTAGCGTTCGTCCCGCAGCGCGAGAGCGACGCCGGCGCGTTGACGAAGTACTTCGGGAAGGTCGCCGACGAAGATGAGTTCAAGATTCGAGGCATCGAAGCTCGACAGCGATCGACACCACAGTACATTGAAAACGTTCAGCAATCGTGTCTCGAACAGCTCGATTCGACCCGGTCACCGGAGGCAGTTCTCCGCCACCTTGAGAAGGCGATTGAGAGACTTCATGCGAGGGAGGTGCCAGTAGAGGAACTTGTCGAACGGAACCAAGTTTCCAAACCGCTCGAAGGCTATAATCAGAATACTCAGAACGTGGCAGCGCTGAAGCGGGCTCGGGAGCAGGACCTCGCTGTCCACCCGGGACAGGACATCGAGTATGTGGTTGTCGACGACGAGAACACCTCGCGGGACCGTGTTGCCCTCGCTCACGAGAGCATCGAGACGTACGATCCGTTCTACTACGAGACGCAACTGATTCGAGCCATCGAAAGCATTCTCTCTCCTCTCGGTTGGGATCGAACGGACATCAAACGTGAGTTAACGGGTGAACGCCAGTCTGGTCTGGTTGAATATAATTCGGCGCCGAATGAGTAG
- a CDS encoding HVO_A0114 family putative DNA-binding protein, giving the protein MTTLHITVGDREQVREDALQFVQAAETDTLDDQDGTATLQFGTYDDLVDSLTPLRLELIQAIAEHAPESMREAARLVDRDVSDVHSDLKHLETLGILELKEGGPGGAMQPIVPFDRIEMHIDYPLINDIDGDEASVSA; this is encoded by the coding sequence ATGACCACGCTCCACATCACCGTTGGCGACCGAGAACAGGTCCGTGAGGACGCACTCCAGTTCGTCCAAGCCGCCGAGACGGACACGCTCGACGACCAGGACGGGACGGCGACACTTCAGTTCGGGACCTACGACGATCTCGTCGACAGCCTCACCCCGCTCCGTCTCGAACTCATTCAGGCGATCGCCGAACACGCACCCGAAAGTATGCGGGAGGCCGCACGCCTCGTCGACCGTGATGTGTCCGACGTCCATTCGGATCTGAAGCACTTGGAAACGCTGGGGATTCTTGAACTGAAAGAAGGCGGCCCCGGCGGGGCAATGCAACCCATCGTCCCGTTCGACCGGATCGAGATGCACATCGACTACCCGCTCATCAATGATATCGATGGGGATGAAGCATCGGTGAGCGCGTAG
- a CDS encoding helix-turn-helix domain-containing protein produces the protein MDGTDSRNGNLDTVRERLNVVTQETRFSLIQDILGHPSGLPTLKELDYVNPNRSQTTIRQHLQRLVDAGIVEKVELPEDCRQNDLPYTFYGLSEEGRRFLEDHKLLRAKETLRAIYDQVEKIAEIERYESAPRPER, from the coding sequence ATGGATGGAACGGATTCGCGGAACGGTAATCTCGACACCGTTCGCGAGCGACTCAACGTCGTCACCCAGGAGACGCGATTTTCGCTCATCCAGGACATCCTCGGGCATCCGTCGGGACTGCCGACGCTGAAAGAACTGGACTACGTGAACCCGAATCGGAGCCAGACGACCATTCGCCAGCATCTGCAGCGCCTCGTCGACGCGGGTATTGTCGAGAAAGTCGAACTCCCTGAGGACTGTCGGCAGAACGATCTCCCGTACACGTTCTACGGACTCAGCGAGGAGGGACGTCGATTCCTCGAGGACCACAAGCTGCTGCGGGCCAAGGAGACCCTCCGGGCAATCTACGACCAGGTCGAGAAGATTGCCGAGATTGAGCGCTACGAGTCAGCCCCGCGTCCCGAACGGTGA